TGTCGAGCGCTGTTTCTGGCGGCTCGAAGCCCTGGAGTTCCTGCTGTCCTGCGAATGCGAACGGAGACGGATGAGATGAGCACGCTGCGGATTTTCGACGACGCGAACCCCGATGCGCCCCTGGTTGCCACGTCGGACGCGGCGCGGATGGCGGCTGAACTCAAGTCCATCGGTGTGCGCTTCGAGCGGTGGGAAAGCCCCGTCGCCATCGCGGCGGACGCCTCGCCCGAGGAAATCCTTGAGGCGTATCGCCCGTATCTCGATCGGCTGATGGGCGAAACCGGCGCCGGCTCGGCCGACGTCATCAAGATGACGCCGGACCACCCGCAGGCCGGCACCCTTCGGGAGAAGTTCCTCAACGAGCACATCCACACCGAGGATGAAGTCCGCTTCTTCGTGCGCGGCTCCGGCCATTTCGTCATGCACCTCGACGGCAAGGTCTACGACGCATACTGCACCGAGGGCGATCTGATCTCGGTCCCGGCCAACACCCGCCACTGGTTTGATGCCGGTTCCACGCCGGACTTCATCGCGCTTCGGATTTTCACCGACACCTCCGGCTGGGTCGCGCATTTCACCGGCGACCAGATCAGCGCCCGCTTTCCGGTTGCCGCCTGAACCGGCCATTCTCACCGTGACCACAAGGCCCGAACTCGTGCTCCTCGACATCGAGGGCACGATCGCCCCGATCAGCTTTGTCCATGATGTGCTGTTCCCCTATGCGCGCGCGCGGCTTGCCGGTTTCGTTGCGGCACATGGCGACGAGCCCGAGATCGCGGCGGCGCTGGCCGAACTCGACGCCATCGCGCCGGGTGCGCCGCCAGTGGAAACAATGCTCGCGCTGATGGACCGCGATGCCAAGGTCGGCCCGCTGAAACTGATCCAGGGGCGGATCTGGGCCGAAGGTTTTGCCGAGGGAGCGCTGACCAGCCGTCTCTACCCGGATGTCGCGCCCGTTCTGCGCGCCTGGCACGGCAGCGGACTCCGGCTCGCCATCTATTCCTCGGGGTCCGAGGAGGCGCAGAGGTTGTTGCTCGGCCACACGCCGGATGGTGGCCTGACCGCGCTGTTCGAGCGGTTTTTCGACACGCGGATGGGCGGCAAGCGCGATGCCGCCAGCTATGCGGCCATCGCCCGGTCCATGGCCGTGGCGCCCGCTCACGTGCTGTTTCTCTCGGATGTCGCGGACGAACTTGCCGCCGCCGCGACCGCCGGCATCCAGGTCTGCCAGATCGTTCGCCCCGAGGATGGCACGATCGCGTCGGCCGATTACCCGACCGCGCCCGATCTTGCCGCGGTGGCCGCCGCCTTCGACCGTCCCGACCCCGCCTAGGAGCCGTGTAGATGAGCCCGATCGACCAACTCGCCGCCCGCGTGCCGAGGCGGCTGCGCGGTGAGGCTTGGCAATGCTTTGCTCTGGGCCTGCTCGCCGCTGTTGCGCTGCCGCCATTCTACCTCCTGCCGGTGCTCTGGTTCGTCGTGCCGGCGCTCCTGACCCGTCTCGCCCGTGCCGGCGGCTGGCGCCGCGCCGCCTGGCTCGGCTGGTGCTTCGGCTTCGGCTTCAACCTGCTCGGCCTGTTTTGGGTGACCGAGCCGATGCTGATCATGGCATCGAATTTCTGGTGGGCGGTGCCCTTTGCCGCGCCGGCGCTCGCTTTCGCAACCGCGTTCTACATGATCCTGCCGGCCCTTGCCGTCTTTGCCGTGCCGCAACGCAACCAGGCGGGCCGCCTCGCTGCCGTGCTGCTCTTCGCGGGGGCGCTGGTGCTATCCAATCTTGCGCAGGAATTCCTGTTCACCGGGTTCCCCTGGAACTATTGGGGAGCCGACTGGGCTTTTGCCGGCAGGCTGGGCCTTGCGATGATCCAGCCCGCCGCGATCGGCGGCATTTTTCTCCTGACCCTGCTGACGGCGCTCGCCGCCGGGCTGCCGCTGCTCGGACGGCGCGGCTGGGCGGCGAGTGCGGTGCTGCTGGCTCTCTGGGCCGGCTTCGGCTTCGCGCGCACCTCTGCGGGCCCCGCGCCGCTGACCAGATACACCGTTGCATTGCTCCAGCCCGATTTCGCGGTCCCGGGAAGCTTCACCCAGCCCGCCCTGCAGGCCCGCTGGCGGCGTGACCTTGCGCTGACCCGCGAAGCCTTGGACAAGGCGGGCAAGGGACCGAACATCGTCGTCTGGCCCGAGACGGCGAGCCCCGCCCTGCTGCAGACCGACGCCGCGGCGCGCGCCGCGATTGCGGCCGTGGCCGGCAACACGCCCGTCCTTGCCGGCTCGTTCCGCCTGGCGGCTGATGGCAGCATGCGCAACTCGCTGGTCGCCGTGGAAGGAAAAGGGCCGGCCGTAGCGTGGTACGACAAGTGGAAGCTGGTGCCATTCGGCGAGTACACGCCAGCCTGGATTCCACTGAAGGTCACGCCCGGCGGCGGATTCACGCCTGGCCCTGGTCCGCGCACATTGCATGTGCCCGGCATTCCATCGGTCGGACCGCTGATTTGCTACGAGTCGATCTTCCCGGGCATCATCACGGATCCCAAGGATCGTCCCGCCTGGTTGCTGAACATTAGCGACAACGCCTGGTTCGGTGACACAACCGGCCCGTACCAGGATTTTGCAACCACCCGCCTGCGGGCGGTGGAGGAGGGACTTCCGATCGTCGTGGACACCAATTCCGGCATTTCCGCGGTGATCGGCCCGCATGGTCGGGTCGCGGGCACACTCGGGCTCGACCGCGCCGGGATTCTGATTGGTAAACTTCCGGTTGCGCTTCCTGTCACACCCTTCGGCCGGTTCAGCGTGACCATGTCGGGCATTCTTGGCTTTTACACGATGGTTTTGGGTGTTGTGTGCTTGATTGTTTCAATAACCTTGATGTAAGTGACGGTTCGTAAACGCGTCTTAAAAATAATTCGAGCTTGTGTAATTGAGGCGTGGCCACTATTGTAGATAGTGGTTGTAGGGACGTGCCGCCGACCTCTGGTAGCGAAGTTCCGAAAATCAGAGTTTTTCTTAATTTTTGTACTTTAACCGGATTTGGCCAATCTTATGAGACGGCCCTGCGCTCTGAGATCGGTCATCAAACCCGACAGCGGCGAAAATGATGCACGGCGGCGTCGGTCATCATGTCCGCCCTGCCTTGTGCCCGGGGGCGGTGCCGGTTGATGTCGCTGAGGAATGAGACATGAATGCAAACGGTGGCGCCTCGAACGACCGCAGCGACCGGGATGGCCGGCCCAGCCCGATCGACGTGCATGTCGGGTCGCGAATCCGGCTCCGGCGCACGCTGCTCGGGATGTCGCAGGAAAAGCTCGGCGATGCGCTCGGCCTGACCTTCCAGCAGGTGCAGAAATACGAGCGCGGGGTGAACCGGGTCGGTGCGTCCCGCCTGTTCGATATTTCCCGCGTGCTCGATGTGCCAATCAGCTTCTTCTTCGACGACATGCCGGAGGGGATGAACGAAATGCCGATGTCCGGCCCGCGCGGGCGCAGCAACGGGCTGTCCGAGGCGCAGGAGCCGTTCGGCGTCGGCCTCGACGATCACATGACCAAGCGCGAGACGCTCGAACTGGTGCGCGCCTATTACCGGATCACCGAGCCCACCGTGCGCAAGCGCATGTTCGACCTGATCAAGTCGCTGGCCCCGGCCGATTCCTTCCCCACCGAATGAAC
This genomic interval from Acidiphilium multivorum AIU301 contains the following:
- a CDS encoding 1,2-dihydroxy-3-keto-5-methylthiopentene dioxygenase, which produces MSTLRIFDDANPDAPLVATSDAARMAAELKSIGVRFERWESPVAIAADASPEEILEAYRPYLDRLMGETGAGSADVIKMTPDHPQAGTLREKFLNEHIHTEDEVRFFVRGSGHFVMHLDGKVYDAYCTEGDLISVPANTRHWFDAGSTPDFIALRIFTDTSGWVAHFTGDQISARFPVAA
- the mtnC gene encoding acireductone synthase, producing the protein MTTRPELVLLDIEGTIAPISFVHDVLFPYARARLAGFVAAHGDEPEIAAALAELDAIAPGAPPVETMLALMDRDAKVGPLKLIQGRIWAEGFAEGALTSRLYPDVAPVLRAWHGSGLRLAIYSSGSEEAQRLLLGHTPDGGLTALFERFFDTRMGGKRDAASYAAIARSMAVAPAHVLFLSDVADELAAAATAGIQVCQIVRPEDGTIASADYPTAPDLAAVAAAFDRPDPA
- the lnt gene encoding apolipoprotein N-acyltransferase — encoded protein: MSPIDQLAARVPRRLRGEAWQCFALGLLAAVALPPFYLLPVLWFVVPALLTRLARAGGWRRAAWLGWCFGFGFNLLGLFWVTEPMLIMASNFWWAVPFAAPALAFATAFYMILPALAVFAVPQRNQAGRLAAVLLFAGALVLSNLAQEFLFTGFPWNYWGADWAFAGRLGLAMIQPAAIGGIFLLTLLTALAAGLPLLGRRGWAASAVLLALWAGFGFARTSAGPAPLTRYTVALLQPDFAVPGSFTQPALQARWRRDLALTREALDKAGKGPNIVVWPETASPALLQTDAAARAAIAAVAGNTPVLAGSFRLAADGSMRNSLVAVEGKGPAVAWYDKWKLVPFGEYTPAWIPLKVTPGGGFTPGPGPRTLHVPGIPSVGPLICYESIFPGIITDPKDRPAWLLNISDNAWFGDTTGPYQDFATTRLRAVEEGLPIVVDTNSGISAVIGPHGRVAGTLGLDRAGILIGKLPVALPVTPFGRFSVTMSGILGFYTMVLGVVCLIVSITLM
- a CDS encoding helix-turn-helix domain-containing protein, giving the protein MNANGGASNDRSDRDGRPSPIDVHVGSRIRLRRTLLGMSQEKLGDALGLTFQQVQKYERGVNRVGASRLFDISRVLDVPISFFFDDMPEGMNEMPMSGPRGRSNGLSEAQEPFGVGLDDHMTKRETLELVRAYYRITEPTVRKRMFDLIKSLAPADSFPTE